In Dasypus novemcinctus isolate mDasNov1 chromosome 23, mDasNov1.1.hap2, whole genome shotgun sequence, the following proteins share a genomic window:
- the LOC101441463 gene encoding olfactory receptor 2AE1-like, which yields MWQGNQTFLADFILEGLFDDSLTHVFLFSLTMVLFLTAVSSNTLTILLICADPRLHTPMYFLLSQLSLMDLMHVSTTIPKMATNYLSGRKSISFVGCATQQFLFLSVGGAECLLLALMSYDRYVAICHPLRYTVLMTRKVGLIMAVMSWWGASLHSLIHSVILMHFPFCEPRKIHHFYCEFPAVLKAICGDIMIYETTVYISSILILVFPILLISASYALILHSVIHMRSAGSSRNAFATCSSHLTVVFFWFGGGIITYIRPRSQHTPLLDKVVSVFYSIITPTLNPLIYTLRNKDIAKALRKILGREIVTQRLQL from the coding sequence ATGTGGCAGGGGAATCAGACGTTCCTGGCAGACTTCATCCTTGAAGGGCTCTTTGATGACTCCCTCACTcacgtttttcttttctccttgacCATGGTGCTCTTCCTCACGGCAGTGAGCAGTAACACCCTCACCATTCTCCTCATCTGTGCTGATCCCCGGCTTCACACACCGATGTACTTCCTGCTTAGCCAGCTCTCCCTCATGGACCTGATGCACGTCTCCACAACCATCCCCAAGATGGCCACCAACTACCTCTCTGGCAGGAAGTCCATCTCCTTTGTGGGCTGTGccacccagcaattcctcttttTGTCTGTGGGTGGAGCAGAGTGTCTTCTCCTAGCGCTcatgtcctatgaccgctatgtggccatctgtcatCCTCTGCGATATACTGTCCTCATGACCAGAAAGGTGGGTCTGATAATGGCCGTCATGTCATGGTGGGGAGCATCCTTGCACTCCCTAATTCACTCAGTGATTTTGATGCACTTCCCTTTCTGTGAACCTCGGAAAATCCACCACTTCTACTGTGAGTTCCCAGCTGTTCTGAAGGCGATATGTGGAGACATCATGATTTATGAGACCACAGTGTACATCAGCAGCATCCTGATTCTCGTTTTCCCCATACTCCTGATTTCTGCATCCTATGCCCTCATCCTCCACAGTGTCATTCACATGCGTTCAGCTGGGAGTTCGAGAAATGCCTTTGCCACTTGCAGCTCTCACCTCACTGTGGTTTTCTTCTGGTTTGGTGGCGGCATCATCACATATATAAGGCCCAGGTCCCAACACACGCCATTGCTAGACAAAGTTGTCTCTGTGTTCTACAGCATCATTACGCCCACTCTGAATCCTCTGATTTATACTCTTCGCAATAAGGATATAGCTAAGGCTTTGAGGAAAATTCTGGGGAGGGAAATTGTCACCCAGAGGCTGCAATTGTAG